Sequence from the Meleagris gallopavo isolate NT-WF06-2002-E0010 breed Aviagen turkey brand Nicholas breeding stock chromosome Z, Turkey_5.1, whole genome shotgun sequence genome:
tcacctccctgctcctgctggccacactatttctaatgcaggccaagatgccattggccctcttggccacctgggcacactatCGGCTCACattcagccgagcatcaaccaacacccccaggtccctttcctcttcacagtcatccagcgactcgtccccaagcctatagtgctgcatggggttgttgtggccaaagtgcaggacccgacacttggccttgttgaacctcatcccattcacctcagcccagcgatccagcttatttagatccctctgaagagcctccctaccctcaggcagattgacaccacctcccaacttggtgtcatctgcaaacttactgagggtacgctcaatcccctcatctaggtcatcaataaaggtattaaacaagatgggctcCAGTAGCAACACCACTTGAAACaggttgccagctggacttagcTCCATTAACAACTACCCGTTGGgcatggccctctagccagtttctTACCCAAAGGAGTGTACACCCGTCCAAGGCACGggcatttttgtggccttcctctggacgCACTCTTATCAGCTCCACATCTCTCCTATACTGAGAATTCTgtatctggacacagtactccaggtgaggaATCACCAGTGtaaagcagagaggcaggatcacTGTCCTCAACCTGctgaccacacttcttttgatgcagaccAATTTACGGTTggcttctgggctgcaagggcacattgctggctcatgtccatctTCCCATTTACTGGTATCCCAAGATCCTTTTCAACAGGGCTGTGTTCCATTCCCCAGCTTGTATTTATAGAGGAagttgccatgacccaggtgcaagaccttgcacttagATTTACTGAACCTCATGAGACTCACCTAGGTacactgctcagcctgtctaggtccctctggatagcatcccatTTGTCAGGCATATCTACTGCACCCCATAGCTTgttgtcatcagcaaacttactgggAGTGCACTCATTCTCACTattgatgaagatatttaaaaacatcagtCCCATATTGACCTCTGAGGAGCACTACTTGTCACcgatctccatccagacattgaaCCAATGACCACTACTCTCTGGTAGTGCTAGCCATCTCTGCTGCAGCTAGTTCTTTGTtcattgaacagtccacccatcaaatccatatctttgcAATTTCAGGAGAAGAATGTTAAGGgtgactgtgtcaaaggccttccCTTGACTGCTGATGCAGATGGCTGTATGTTGCTAGGGCAGATTTGTAAAATAGGTTTTAcacctgttttcttttgttcgTCTGCACTTACTCTACAGTATAAATTAGGAAGGTGTTATCTTAAACTTAAATTTTTGTCTCTCTTGGCAGGCCACCATTTCAAAGCTCACAAGGCTGTTCTTGCTGCCTGTAGCCAGTTCTTCTACAGATTCTTCCAAGATTTCACTCAGGAGCCCTTGGTGGAAATTGAAGGTAACCTGATTCATGTAGATAAAAGCTTTCAGCATTGTGTACTGGAGCTGGAAATGAATGTAGTATCCTTAATACAGGCTGACATGCACGCCTGATGATaccatttaatttttaacatcTCAGCTCATGAGTTGTTCTGAAGTAGCTTTTGCCACTGGAAGAAACTTCCCTTGAAAtataattatgaaaataatgaacagtaacaaattaaatattttggatGGGAGAGTGAGAGATTCTGAGTtgttgaatgttttttttccagtatgtgCCTCATGAGATCTCAGTCCTTGTAATTTTTTAGGAGTAGCAGTGTGACCTTTTCCTTGATAAAAGCCATTTTGTTCATGCAGAAAAGGCTCCCAGTGATGGCTAGTGGCAGGTGCTGCAGCTGGTGTGCAAGAACAGGACAAACGTGGAGCAATACTTCCCTCTTAGATGGGGAGTGATTTCATGGAGCTGTCAATATATTTTTAGTAACTTGCTGATCAGAAGTCTTCTGAGACCAAggttatatttttctgtataaatGTATACATTTCATTGCTCTGTATAAAGAGCTCTTTGTTCACATCATTTTTTCCCATACTCTTATCTTTGTCATGGCACTATTCTGTAGTTGTTTCAAATTTCCATGTTTCTGTATCAGACTTGTTATTCCAACATGAGCCTTTTAAGGGTGTCACCTTATGAAACTGACATCTTATGTATTGTGAGCAAAATTCTGAGCAGGCAAGCATGCAAGATTCATGAGATAGAGGCTTTGgtagtttgtttttctcttttctcaacAGGTGTAAGTAACATGGCATTTCGTCACCTAATAGAATTCACCTATACAGCAAAACTAATGGTCCAAGGTGAGGAAGAAGCAAATGATGTTTGGAAAGCAGCTGAATATCTACAGATGTTAGAAGCAATTAAAGCTCTTGAAATCAGGTAAATATGTAAGCCTCTTTCTCttacaaaaacactgaaatgtagTCTTAAGAGTCTTCTTACTAGAGCCATCTGCTAGTATTTTGAAGTGCTGTTCCTTATCAGGGAACCTTCTAATCTTGTGTGGGGCCCCAACCTCTTCTATTACAATAATTGGGTCAGAATTGTATATGTAGCTTTGCTTAGTCTGCCCATGTCACGCATGATACCACACATCGGTCTCTCTCAGATTTCTGGATAATTCTCAGGCTGGTGATTTCCTCACACAGCCTGGCCACCTGCTCAGAAAGTTCATCGAGCTGGGCACACTTGCAGCCATGATGTCTCCTTCACTCAGGCCATAGAAGTTCTTCCGGATTCTGGAGTTTGCCACAACTGGAGGTCTGGGCAGCTCTGTCTTTCCTTGGAGCTCTGTCTGGGTGCATGCATCAGCCCATAATAGTTGTGGCCCTCCAGCCTGTGTTTCTGCCTGAGCTCAACCACTGTGGCAGGTGGTCACCACGTTTGTTTCAGTGGAGTGCAGCTACCTGctgctctcagaagagaaaggGAGTGGGCTGCCTGCTGGGCTGTTGTCACCCTTCCTGCGTGAACTGCCATGCAAACTGCTTTGCCCTGTTTGCCAACTCTGGTATCATGCTTCTTATTGCTTGTCCTTGGGTCTCCTCAATTTCAGGGTCTCCCTTCTCACACCATGATTCCCTGCTCTACTGCAGAATACACTTGTACTGGAGCTTACTGCCTCAGAAAATGGAGTCCAGGATacatttggctttctgggctgcaagtgcacactgctgggtcatgtccagctttttgtccaccaggatcccaagtcctcctctgcagggctgctctctatAAGTTCTTGGTTCATGATCCTGGAGCTCTTTGCAGTCATATGCAAAAAAACTTGTCTCCTCCTAGGCTTCAGAAATCCATGATAGATTATAAGTTTATGTGTTCTGTATTCCTTTATCTGAATATTAAAGGTATAATTTGATAAGCTGTATCCTGCTTTATGTTATTAGCCATGTGTTTCTGACACATGACATGCAGAGATACTGAAGAAAGCCTTATCTATTACTAGAAAAGCTAAAAGCTATAGGGACTGAATTTCATGAAAGGATTCATCAGACTGCAAAGGAAGGTAAAAGTGTTGGATTAATCTTATCAGTCTGATTTGAGATAGTATCTGACCATTTTAAGATCTGAAAATCTGGAAGTAAAGCTTCAGCACTGTGGGTAATCTTCAGAGGCAGCCTTGGAAATAGTCTCACTCAGCTCTGCCTGAGGTTGGCATGAGATAGTGTCCCTGACATCTTGGAAAAAGAacgctgtgtgtgtgtgatgcaAGGACAAGGGGAACAGAGCTGGGCAGTTTGTTTAAGCCcagaaaattaaatagaatattctttctgcatctcactgccttctccatttcttttcccttttctgttacCTTGTGTTCTTTCCTGAAGTGCAAGATTTTACAGTAATCATTGTGTGGAGTCACAGTTTTAGTGTTTTCTAACTTTAAAGTGCCACAGGCAGTAGCATACTCTCCAGAGCTTAAAACATTGATAACACAGAAGGCACTTGAATCTTATTTCTGAGTAGAAAAAAGTTCAAATTTGACAAGTTTCTCTGATAACTTATGCCGTTAGGCTAACTGGTCTTTCTTACTGATGTGTTTTGTAGCTTTCAAGCAGAGCTCTGTAAAACACTATAGTAACCTTATGTAAAAGGCTCCACAACACTAACCTTACTAACCTTCTATTTTTCAGCTCTGAGGAATACAGAGTAAGCAGGAAATTGTTATAGCTGTTACATGGTCATTCATCATTCAGCTTCATTGAGAAGCACCTAGAAAGTGTTTAATGCAGCAGCTTGGTATCAGGCAGGAACTTTTAAGTAAGcgctcatagaatcatagaatcacaaggttggaaaggacctacaagatcatctagtccagctgttctcccattaccactgctatcACAAGCgttaaaccatatcttgtagctcctcatcctcttgaacactgccaggaatggcgactccaccacctccctgggcagccattgcagtgcctgaccactctgagagaaaaagttttgcAGTTCTTAACCATGTTTACGCATctgttttacagaaacaaagaaaattcatcAGCCTTAGAATCAAATCAAACAGAAGGTAAAACTAAactgaaaaagaggaagataGCCGAAACATCTaatgttatcacagaatcactgccATCTGCAGAATCAGAGCCTGTTGAAATTGAAGTTGAGATTGCTGAGGGAACAATTGAAGTGGAAGAAGACAGCATTGAGACACTTGAGGAAGTAGCTTCTGCAGAGCAGTCCATAAAGTACATACAGACAACGGGTACATCCGATGAATCTGCTTTGGCTCTTCTGGCAGATATCACTAGCAAGTATCGTCAGGGAGAGCGAAAATGCCAGATCCAAGAAAAAGTTGACAGTGCAGCTGATCCTTCATGCAAACAGGTAGAAGGTATTGAAATTGTGGAACTTCAACTGTCACACATGAACAATTTATTCCACTGTGAGAAATGTAACCGttcatttaaattgttttacCATTTTAAGGAACACATGAAAACACACTCTACTGAGAGTTACAAGTGTGACATATGCAATAAAAGGTACCTACGAGAGAATGCTCTGAAACAGCACCTCACCTGTTACCACCTTGATGAAGGTGGTGCCCCTAAGAAGCAAAGACCTggcaaaaaaatacatatatgccAGTACTGTGATAAGCAATTTGACCACTTTGGGCATTTTAAAGAGCACCTCCGGAAACACACAGGTAAGAGCACTGCTGAAGTCATGTACTTGTGGCTTCAGCTCTGGCATTTTGGGTTTTTGcatattttgaggaagcagAGCATATGATGAAGAGGGGATGTGAGTGCTAGAAATACTGGGCTTCTAGTTAACACTGTAATCGAAGAATTGTagaattttatttatgattCTGTGCTGATGGTTTTTCCTGTTGATATACACTGAGgaattgagatttttttaattattaaaaatacacaccTAAAGCAGAAAGACCTAATGAAGCTCCTTGTGTGTATTAAAAACTGTTATTCATGATTTTGTGAGGCATGTTTACTTCTTTAAAAGTACTAAACTGAGTATCTACTTCTATTTTTACAATTCTACTGATTCTTCCGCTCGAACAGTATCTGAACTTCAAGCATGTCAGTGTGAAATGTCCTCCCATTACAGTATTGTCCTTGTTTTTGTCATCTGCAATTAGATTTTATTTGTTAAttaacagcaaaacatttctaCTGACTGCAGTAGACTTTTGTTATTGTAAAGTCTGCCTTTTTGAAGTACTGACAGAGTCATCTCCAGAATTCAtaaaacagagatttttttgGTGTGGCATAATGATtatctctttttcctccctccatGAAAATGAATGATATTTCATGATATTTCGCTTCCCAGTCAGAAATAACACAGGACAGAAATTCTGCAAAGATGCACATACATGGTGCGTATCAGTTGAAGTCAGTAACAGTAATTTGACTTTCACAAGAAGAGCAATTTCTTCATACAGAAGTCAATCCTAGATGGACGCTGCTTCTCTCAATGTGCTTGTCTAATCCTGGTATTTTGCAAAGCTTAAATCCCCTAGCTAAAAGAGATGGAAGAGCTTTGATTTGCTCTGATTTTACTGAGAATTCTGTCTGCTGAATATTTCTCAAAGTTAAGCACTTGGTTTTTATAGCTTTTTTNNNNNNNNNNNNNNNNNNNNNNNNNNNNNNNNNNNNNNNNNNNNNNNNNNNNNNNNNNNNNNNNNNNNNNNNNNNNNNNNNNNNNNNNNNNNNNNNNNNNccttagaaaaaaaaaaaaacagaagaataaa
This genomic interval carries:
- the LOC104909364 gene encoding zinc finger protein 131-like isoform X3, whose translation is MAFRHLIEFTYTAKLMVQGEEEANDVWKAAEYLQMLEAIKALEIRNKENSSALESNQTEGKTKLKKRKIAETSNVITESLPSAESEPVEIEVEIAEGTIEVEEDSIETLEEVASAEQSIKYIQTTGTSDESALALLADITSKYRQGERKCQIQEKVDSAADPSCKQEHMKTHSTESYKCDICNKRYLRENALKQHLTCYHLDEGGAPKKQRPGKKIHICQYCDKQFDHFGHFKEHLRKHTGKSTAEVMYLWLQLWHFGFLHILRKQSI
- the LOC104909364 gene encoding zinc finger protein 131-like isoform X2, with protein sequence MAFRHLIEFTYTAKLMVQGEEEANDVWKAAEYLQMLEAIKALEIRNKENSSALESNQTEGKTKLKKRKIAETSNVITESLPSAESEPVEIEVEIAEGTIEVEEDSIETLEEVASAEQSIKYIQTTGTSDESALALLADITSKYRQGERKCQIQEKVDSAADPSCKQVEGIEIVELQLSHMNNLFHCEKCNRSFKLFYHFKEHMKTHSTESYKCDICNKRYLRENALKQHLTCYHLDEGGAPKKQRPGKKIHICQYCDKQFDHFGHFKEHLRKHTGKSTAEVMYLWLQLWHFGFLHILRKQSI
- the LOC104909364 gene encoding zinc finger protein 131-like isoform X1; translation: MAFRHLIEFTYTAKLMVQGEEEANDVWKAAEYLQMLEAIKALEIRNKENSSALESNQTEGKTKLKKRKIAETSNVITESLPSAESEPVEIEVEIAEGTIEVEEDSIETLEEVASAEQSIKYIQTTGTSDESALALLADITSKYRQGERKCQIQEKVDSAADPSCKQVEGTHENTLY